The Tripterygium wilfordii isolate XIE 37 chromosome 18, ASM1340144v1, whole genome shotgun sequence nucleotide sequence AAACTCTAAACCTGCAGAAAAACAACATGTTTCAAGGAAATGTTAACAgtgaaagaaaaacaatctTCTGGAAATTAGCAAGCACCACGATACACAAATGTACAATAAGATAAGGCCATTTGAGGAATCATTAAAAAATCACGTGATTCACGTCGCATCTATATTCAGAAAACTGTTTGAGAAAACCATAAGGAACGACATCAACAACATATGAGAAGCAAAGTGTGACAAAACAGTTAGTGTCAATTAACACGCAAGCTATGTCACCATGTGTGTTGTGTGTAtctgcagagagagagagagagctaaaGTCTTCATAGGGAATTTCTGAGGTTTAGAAATAATTACGCTGCATCGGGTGCTACACCAGGATTTCCTGCAATGCCACCTAGTCTTTGGTCTGGTTCGCTGCAAAGTCTTACATTCTTTATTGCACTGCATGTAATCTCTATCAAtttatcaaatgatgtcaactGCATCCGCGAAAAGTCTTCTTTGCAAGCAGGAGTAGGGGAAAGTTTCATGCCAACTCCTATAGGAGTAGCTCTGGCTTGCAAACTGCATAAGTTCGAAAAATACAACAATGATACATAGTTGTTAAAACACAAGGAGGGGCTGGAAAAAAATGAATGGAAATTCTTGATTAGTTGTGCTTAATATGTCCTTTGCATGTTGATCATTGCAAAGCCTCCAAAgagaaaaaagttaaaaatttaCCATTTATCAGGGAATACGTCATCTCCAATCCCAGATACATGAAGATAATAATCAGAATCCAACTCCCAAAGAGCAGGTTTCCCTTCCTGCGGTTGGAAGTAACCCAAAAATCTGACAATACCATCCATAGTGGTACTTTAAGTTAATGTAAATCAACAATAAATTTAGTGAAACCAAATTAAAACTTAAGAACTCGTGGTGATATCTGCAAATGTGGAGCAACCTAGCCTATTGAAAAGACTAATTTCTAAGCAGGAAGTTGTGAAGAGAAGTTTCAAAAATACTTCATCAGTCTCATTCACTGAGCTGCATTGGAAAGGAATTTTAATAATGAAATCAGAGTAACCATGGAAGGGGAAGAAAGAGTACAAGTTTATTGCATCTTGCTTTTCCCCATCGGTGTAGGTATTGCTGTAGTAGCGCTTGATAGACTTTAGAAATTCTCTAGATTGAGTAGTAGCTCTCCACTTTCCCTGCCGCTCTAGAAATACCTGATACCATGATAAATAATTCATCCACTCAGTGTACatatgggagccttgtgcatgggtgtTGTTTACTTTAATATACATATGGGTACATTGAAACTGAATGCGACATGCATGCTGCTATCTAATAATGCATGAGGAAAACATACCGTGTTATGAGCTGCAGAGCCTCCATATTGTTGGGCAAGTGCGTCTCCCATACTCTGATACATATCCATAAGAGCTGCAGCAATGGTGCTATCAGCATCCACTTTGGGTATGTCGGTCAAACCCATTGCATGAAGTTGACGGCCTAAAGCTGCTAGACCATAAGCATATTGAGCAACATTTGTACGATCCAAGCAGTCAATGCAGTTAGTTCGAAAAACTCCACTTTGAAAAAGAGGTTCCTGAGGGCCagctttctcttttttattatgTTCACTACTATCGGTCTCTCTGTCTCGATTAGTAATGGAATTTAAATTCTCATTGCTACTTCCAATCCTTGTGAGATCTCCTGAACTTGCTCTCAGATCTCTAACTGACGCATCTCTGCAGAAAAtgataacaaataaaaaaaggtGCATGTTCTCAGTCAGCCTGAGAAATATAGTAGGTGaaatttacaccaaaattcataaatgaagcagactttttttaataatttactaGAAATATACTTTTCGAATTACTTTTAATAttagaaacaacaaaaaaattaccTTCTGGATAACTTTTAATGTtagaaacaacaacaaaaaagtcTTGAACTTCAGCATCTTAGGTAATTTTCAAACCATAACAAAAGGATGTCTTGCACTATCTTTGTGAAATAAAgttcttttgcattcaaaaataaataactatATAAAAGAACCCCATATAGCAAATTATTATGAAATGTGATAATTGATAAGATAAAATGCCAAAGAAAATTATAATACCTGCCGGTGCTCGTTCTACTAATTTGTTGGGCCCGCTTCTTAACAACAAGAGGTTTACCGCTATAGTAAAATCCAGTTAAATCAAGTGCTTCACTTGCTACAGCACCCAAAACAGCCAAGACATTGGCTGACTTGCTTTGAAAACAGCAAAGACAAGAACCATTATATAAAAATCACCTTCAACCAGAGAGAAGGGGGTCGGATCAAGGATATTGGTCAACAGTTACCTCTTTGCAAACTTGTGAAAGTCCCAGTGAATAAATTTAAGATGGTTTTCTTCTGAGAAAATTGTGTTCAGATAACCAACTGCATTAGCAAACTCGCGCCTTAGCATCATTTCTCGAGGCCTTTTTTCAACGGTCTGCAAAATTAGAAATTTACAAGAGAGAGATTAATTCACCTTTCATTTCCCAAAATATCTGTTATAATAAAAACTATACTAGAACTAATCAACTCAGTTAAAAACTGATAAAAGTCAATAGCACATCAATACAAATTGTATCATGTAACTAGTAAATCTTAAGATTGAGTTTCATTAGAATTCAAGAAGAACCTTAATTAAATTAAGCACAATTATTGGGTTGCCATATCTCATCATGAGATCTTCAAAATGCAATTTGGTTGCCTCGTAGGTGGGATCATACCGCTGCACTGAGATAGATAGGCAAACAAGCATCAGAGAACTTGCATAAATGTAGACAAGTGAAAGCACATAAAGAGTTCGATATTAAACTTAAAATGTATCAAGTAAATATTCTTACACATTATATTCATTCATAAATAAAATTCTCACATATTATATCAGGCTTGGGACTAAATCTTGAAGCTTCTTGGGACCAGAAAAGGGGAATTGAACCACGCATTTGCACGACAGAACTCATCTTTCCCTTGCATGACCCGGCTTCTTCATCAAGGACGATTTGCTCTGTCTCAACATCATTTGCAACTCTTCCTCGGTCATTCACTCCCCTTTTCAAATACCTGATCCAtaaagccaatgaaattataaTTAAGCAAGAATTCACATGTTCTCATCAAAAGTACAAACCTGTAATGAATAATACTTAACCTTCTAATTAAACAAGCTTtagaaaaaacaaaccaaaccagaCAAAGATCAAGTATTTGAAGAAAGTGATAGGAGGTAAAAAAACAGATGACAACTCTTATCAACAGCTTCTTGCTTTAGACACAGCAGAACCTTGGCTCATCCTATTCATAATGTACCATAAAAGGTTaccatttaaaaaaagaaaagggtctAATGCTGTAAACgtgtagccaaccccaaacttttggaataAAGGCTCAGAAGATGATGATGTGCAAGATTTTATCAATTTGCATTCGATTCTGCAGATGCAGTCTTCCTGCATGCCATTGAATATCACCCTATGTTGTTTCCATCGTAAAAGCCAGTTACATGATAAAAATAATTCCAAAATGACTGACTATGCAGGTTTATTTGGCATATTAACCTTAGATTCATAAGTCCTTTAGCATCTAAGCATCTCCAACTCACACAAAACATAAGCTGCTTCACACTCATCTAACACTTGGCATTGATCTCCTAAAAGAACAACTTTGGCCCACATAACAGCCAAGCTGCTATCAGACAACCTAGTACGATTTTTGAATGGACTACTAACTGAgataatatcaatatatcagCATGAAGACCAAGGTTGATCTTGGACTTTAGTGGTGCTTTAATTTGTACTTCACTAACAACACAGAACAAATAAAGAGCCGCTTCAAATAATTTGATCTACATCTATAGCCACAATGTAACAAAGCCCCTTCTGCATGGATGATTAGATATATTGATAAAAGTAATAACAATCACATAAATAGAAGAAATTATGAAACTTCCTTCTAGGAAAAAACTTGATACGACCATAAGGCAACAAGGgaactaaaataaaaaaggacaGCTCCATACACTATCTAAAATATTTATATCAACTCAACAGTATTCCATTTAATAACCAGCCTAAAATTTTAAGCCGTTGAGGCGTTGACAATCCAATATTTAAAGCCACCCAAGTCAATTCTCAACCAAAGATCTGGAAAAATACAAgggaaataagaaaaagaaaggcaaCCTCTGAAgtaaatattttaaatcaaaACATACCGGGTCCCTGCAAAGTGCCGAGATCGTCTAGAAACAAGAGAAAGACTGAAGTCCCTTCCAAATATTGACAGCCTAATCTGGGATCATCAAGTACAAAAGAATTGTGTAAATTATAGCACGAAGTTGCAGGTAAATAacaataaaagagaaaaatacatAATTACTCCATCtcatcaaaaattaaatttattttcgcATAGCATTTCATGTAGATGTTAAAAAAAGAGACACGCAAAAGGTGTGGTCTGGTGAGTTTCTTTATCATATAATTCCTGAGTCCACACTAGTATTGTTTCACAGATGAAAACACCATTCCCTGTGCCTTGACCCCTTCACAACCCCCCATGTTCTCCTCCAGAAAGCTGTGCTCCAATTCTGTAGAAAACTTTTAATTTGCAACAATAATTTTGAAGGACTTAATTGTGCAAAGTTGAGGAACAAAATTGACCAAGCTACTAAAGTTAGAGGATGTGACTTATGTAGACAAattaatacatatacataactaTATCTAGGATAGGGCGAACATGTGGCTTAGTGATAGAATTGCAGGggtacaacctagaggtcacaagttcaatgcctggaaacaacctctccagatattatgtgagggtaaggtttgggtacatcttgcatgtccccaacCCCGCCTACTTCGGGAGTCTTGTGTACAGGTGTTGTTTAGATTTTACATAAATATGTCTAGGGTGCGTGATGACACATAATAAGAAACTCAAAAAAAGGCAAGGGTTTCATACCTGCTTAAAATTCCCATGAACTAATGCTATAGTCCAAATAGTGTTGCCACATCTTGATCGAATGGCTTGAGTCAGATAAGCATTCCACACAAATATGCTATCATATGGCATCCCCTCCTCACACATTGACAGTACATTTTTTTGCAAGCTTCGCATTATGGGATATGTATAACTATAGAAAAAATCTTTGGTCAAATCTACACTGGACAACAACTTTTTGTACCTGCAGTTATTGGTCAAGACCCAGAAGAACAGTTCATAAGTTACAGAAGTTTGATTTTAAGGCAACCAATACTGGAAAACACAAATCGGTACATTAAAATCCTCTAtaaaaaaaaccagaaaagTACGGATGAAAGGGTACATTCTTGTTTTATTTAACTAAAAATATGCAAAACATCAAGCAAACAAAAGATAGTGAAGTAAGAAATTACCTAAGCTCGGTTTTAGAGTGAGCCACATCAGTTTGAATTGAGACATGTGGAACTGTAATCAACTGGCTCTCATCTATGCTATATATAGCACGGCCACATAAGCATCCTATTTGCCTACGCTTTGTAACCAGAATCAAATAATACGACTCCAAAAACTTTATACAACCTAGAAAGACAAAAATATCATATGCAACACAATAAATAGACGCATATATTATAAGATATAGATGATATAAAAATGCGAACTAAAACTAACCTGCGATCCCATAAAATTTAACCACAAAGGTTAGCCCTCCAGTTGCACGATTACCTTCAGCGATCCGCTGAAGCAAATTCTTGATTTCTTGTGGCGAATAAACCACTTGATCCTCACTGATACTGAGTTCAGAGGGCTCCAAGCGATCAATCTTTAAAACTCGAAAGAACCTCTTCTTTCGATCACTTCCAATAAGATAATATCTCTGCTTAATCAAACCGCAACACATGAACCATAAGAAATGTAGTCCAAAATAGCATAAGAACTACcatcagttaaaaaaaatttggctaGATCATTCACGTACTCTGCTTAACACAAattttgcacaaaaatatcatttgAAATAAGCCAGTTGCACTGGGCCCGACTGAATCGAGATAGATGacaattatttctctacaactGCCATATTCGAGAAATTTTGAACTGATTCCCAATATCATTTGAAATAAGCCAGTTGCACGGGGCCCAACTGAATCGAGACAGATGTCAATTATTTCTCCACAACTGCCATATTTGAGAAATTTAGAACTGATTcccatttttttctttgaataattATATAGAAATAACACTCAAAGCCAACAATAAGATGCCACTGAGAAAGAGCTCAATAACAAGACATATAACCCCGTCTAGGATCATAGACCCATATTGATACGGGCTGAAGAGCCCCTGGGCTGGACCACTCTTTCAATTTTTAACATGTTCTATTATTTCCTTATGTTCCAATTTCTTCCAGTCATTTCTTAAAACTTGTAGGGTCTTTTTTGTATTTCGAATAACTAAATTTGGGAATCGTTTTAACCTAGTCAAAGGGAGGAGTCGCAACAATCATTGAAGATTATAGAGAATTTGAGAAACAGCAACTGCCATATTTGCGAAATTTACAACTGATTcccatttttttctttgaataattatatagaaaattagaaataaCACTCAAAGCCACCAATAAGGTGCCAATGAGAAAGAGCTCAATAGCAAGACATATAACCCCATCTAGGATCATAGACCCATATTGATACAGGTTCCAATCCATTCATATTTGCCTAACTTTCTTACACACTCCCACATCAAAAGGAACTCCTTTTACACGGAAGTCCATCCACATTGACCAAGCATGTACTTCACAAAATTTACTTAGGGTGATCTTTCCCCAATCCAAATATCCACAATCATTCCAAACCATTGGATGGTACTCATGATCTTCATTCAAACTTCCCAACAAGAGTCTCTTTTGGGTCTCTTAATCTCTTTACTCACATGACAGGATCGCAAAAAAGGGGCGAGTACCCAGATGGttaagtttgaaaatgtacTCCTATAAGAGAAGGCTTCCCCAAGTTAcaatgtctttttcatgttggcAAATTTGTTTTCACGGGAAAAATGGCATTAGCAAGCAACATAATTAAAATCCTTCCATCCGTTCCCATTTTTCCTAAAATTTTATCATCATGCAAAGACACCGCAAAATCCAACACAAAAGGATTCATGAGTTTTCAGCTAAACAAGTTATATTAAGCTCACTAAGTTGAAGATGAAGATCAAATTAACTACAATACTGGAGCTCCATTGCTCCAACAACCAAAAAGTTGGACGGTTAATCAACAGatttcaaaactcaaaagaacCCAAATTCGAAACTGCCTTGTTTTATCTcgtcaaacaaataaaataatacctccacaattcaaaacaaaatgaaCCAAATGAAGTCTAATTCGCCCTTACCGCTCTAGTCTCGTAGAGCATGAACTTCTCGAGCGagtatgagttgggatcagtCTCGGGGTCGCTGGACGGATGGATCTTCGCGGATGACGGAGCGTGGGGCGGCAGCGAAGAGGATTTTGAATTCTCGGATTTCGCCATCGACGGAGATTCTGTATAAACAACAAACAATCATAGGCTATGTGTGCCTGTTGGGTCTGATCATTTTTGTTGGAAAATCAAAAAATTGGTAGTGGGAATTTTCTTGATGGAGTTCGTATTAGGCTTTTGATGGTGAGAAGAAGGAGATAGATTGGTTGTTCAAACTGGCGATTCCGTTAACGGTGACTGTTTGATATGCTAATTTTATTGGattaagaaattaatatattcaataattgggttttttttaaaatttttaaatattacttTTTACAGGTATTGGCAGGAAGTATTTACCCCTCAACTTTCAAAAAACGCATTTGGCCCCCTCATACTTTCATTTTTGGAAGAATTTTTTTCCTAACCCACATTAGGTATTAGCCTAATTTTGAGGTGAAAGATCGGGGGCTtcgcaattcgtttaaaattgtgaCGTGAAAGATCGAGGGCTCCGCAATAAGTTTATAATCGTACAGTCTGACTCCGATGGTTTTAGTGGTGCATcacatcaaaaaatatttttgttttttcatttttaaaatttacatgactttttctccatcattaTATATGAATTGTAAATCTTAGAGAATTACGAAAACCCAAAtccgtgaaaaaaaaaactcgtggaTAAAAAAATTGTGGGCCACACATGAGAAAACTTGTGGATCTTATCACTTGTATTACCTTATCCACTTTTTCCAACAAAAGTATTAGTGACGGGAGATGAAGACGAGGGTATGAGCCAAAATGCCCAAACTCTTTGCCTGCAGCCATAACTTGTGCATTTCATCGGCATCACCAGCTCATACTCAACACAGTTGTAGCACAACATGGAAGGGTGTCAAGCAACAAAAACAGAGAAACATGATTCCGGCGGCCTCAAAATCCGGCGGCTTTTCACTTAACTCGGTAAGTCTCTGTTTTTTGATATttcgattatatatatatatatgtatgtatgtatgtatgtatgtatatatataacttctTATACACACACAATTGCATGGTCCGCAGATCTTGAAAAGATGTGAAGCGTGTGGAGGCAAAGGTGCAGTTGAATGTAGAGGATGCAAGGTGAAATGATTATTATATGTGTTTATTCGGCCGGAGATGAGAAAGTTTATTTAACTTCTTTTGTAGCTCATTAATCTGCCTCGCATGTTTGCACGCAGGGAACTGGAAGGAATAAGAAGAATGGAAATATTTTTGAGCGTTGGaagtaagtgtatatatatatatatgtccatgtataattaattactaaaaaaaattatgattttgtttttaatttcagTACTCCACACACAGAGCTCTTGCTTGAAGAAAagtttgacatatatatatatatatttggtttgaTCAGGTGTTATGATTGTCAAGGATTTGGACTGGTTAGTTGTCCAAGCTGTGGAAAAGGAGGGCTTACACCAGAGCAAAGAGGGGAAAGATAAAAAGTTTTATATGGATTTTGGGACATTAAAAGTGTATTTCCATTGTTGatcataaacataaatctctttACTTATCTTTTTTGTATAATCATGTTAAAAATTTATTgatgttggattgttcaccacTGTTTTGCTAGTATTCAAAGGGTGTTGACTTGTAGGAATGGAAGTTGTCAAATCAGCTCACATGAAGTTGATTCGAAGTGTGATTGTGGATGCGAAGAGTGTATAATATTATGGAAACCACTCGGGTGATAATATAGTGAATCTCTCTGGGATGATGTGAACTCGCAAGATTATGAGCTCGATTCTTATTGACAACTGATGGATGACAACACACTTACATTATcatggaaaataatttttcatgcCCAAGATCATAGCATTGATAGTCTAAAGCATACTATAACAGCATACTTTGTTGATCACAAATTGATTGATTGtccattgagagagagagagcaatccTTATGAGATTTCTTGATGAATTTCATGTTTGATACAAGTGAGACCACAATTGGTGTGTTGGGGTGTTGTACAACTCTCATTTGGTTCAAAACCCTAACTACCCATGATGGTTGGGAACCCTTTGTTGGAATGGGTTGACCCATCTTGGGTGCCCACTCCAAGTGCACCATGGCTAGCACCAAGCTAGCCATACCAACATAAGTAATATTGTTATGGTCATGTGCTGAAGATATTGGCCTAATTTATATTGTGCTCGTAGACTTTGGCCCAATTTTTATAATGTTCGTGGGTCTAATGGtctgaatttaattttatatcaaatgtgTGCAAACTTGTATTGAATTTATATATTagaaataataattgaaatcaacaaataaaagtatttttcgtggaagtaaatttttttttttgcataaataTAATCCCATATAAAAAAAGTTGATTAATatcaatattttaaataatttgatgtaaaaaaaaaattcacagaaATCTCAAGACGATAACGAAATTAACATTGAATAATTTCTCCGAAATAATTCAATTTTGACCAAAACTAACCCCTTTAAACATGGCGAAGAAGAGTAGGGTGTAGACCTCTCCTTCCTCGCCACTCTCTCACTCTTCTGCAGCATCTTCATTCTCGCATTCTCATCTACTACACTGTCATTTCTCCGTTCTGGGTTAGCTTCAGGTAATTCACCTCATTCTTTTTTATGCAAAATAAATGTGATTTCATGTTGAATTAACAGTTGGGGTTGTTCTAAAATTTTATTACCTTCCAATTGGTGTAATgtaattggatttcagattctCAATTCCCCTCACAGTCACTGTAATATGATCGAAGATATTTTCGGCTCTTTTAAGCACACTTTTTTCTAGGCTTCTTGTTCTTAAATTGATGGTTGTGCAGTACATTGAATTTTCTTCACTGAATTTCTGGGTTCCATTTGTTTTTCTCAGAGATTGAATACTTCAAATGGATTCCTTAAGAGGTCAAGGAGGCATTCAGATGCTGCTCACTGCAGAACAGGAAGCCCAACGCGTTGTCACTGATGCTAGAAACTGTAAGAGAGGGGTTTCTTTTGGGGATAATTAAGGGATTAGGTTTcttatgtttttctttgatttgttatttattataTGTCATAATGTTCAGTGAAGATGGCAAGGTTGAAGCAAGCCAAAGATGAAGCTGAGAGAGATTTGGCACTCTACCGCTCAAATTCGGAACATGAGTTCCAAAAGAAAATCTCTGAGGTATAACAGATGTTTCATAGATATGATATGAATGATTTTTTGACATGTATATGTAACTTCATCAGGATCAATGGATTTTGTGCTGCAAATCTGTAATCTTTAGTATGTTTGGCTTACAATGTTGTATCATTTTCACTTATACCTACTTCCTGCAGGCAAGCGGTAGCTCTGGCTCGACTGTAAAGCGGCTGGAAGAGGACACTGACGTTAAGATTAAAAACTTAAAGGATTCCACATCTTGGGTCTCAGCAGAGGCTGTCAACACGCTCATCAAGTATGTTGTAACAGTGAAATATTGATGCAGAAAGGTAAGCAAACTGAATGAATCAATTTGGTTAATGCCTTGGCTTTTATAGTTTTTCCTCCGATTCAAGGTACTGTGGAGAAATTCTGCTGCTTTAAGTACTGGATGTAGTTTCATAGCATTGACGCAAAATTGTTGAACAGAAATTCTATTTTCTTCTATTAACACATTTCCTACTTCCAATTGATCGATGATCAACCATCGGCTGCATCCTTCATTAGAGAGGAGGGGAAAAGATTTGCTTTGCTGTTAACCAGCTTTTGTTGTGTTAGACATGGACTGAAATCACCTTCTCGTTTGGATGCATGAACTAGCCAAAAGTTTATTCCATGAATCTTGCTTGTTCAATCTAAAAGAGCTTTTGCTTATCAAGACCGCTACATTCAAATACTGACTAGACTTTGAATCTTTTTTTCAGTAATCCGGTTGTGGTAGAAGGAGCAGCCAGCCCGAGTTTTGAGAAAGTTGAACTGCAGAAGGTGAAGAAAAAATTACCTGCTAAGTAATTGCTATCTTCTTTTGGAGCAATGCTCAATGATTACCAGAGGATTGTTAAATAAGTATTTTGcatcatatataattttattctaGAAGTCATTTTTACAGCCTTTCTAATGCCAATAAAAAGTATGTTTGattgtttttattatatttttgctAGTCTGGTGTAAATGATCCGTTTACTAACAACACTTCAATTGAGCCCAAGGGTAACAGAAGACATACCCTTTTACTACTTCCTTATCATATTCTTTCAAGCTTGTCACTCTCCTTGAAACATAGAGTATATCACAGTCTTTCAAACTGGTTCAAAAAGAAGGTGATAGTGATGGAAGCCAAAGTTTTGGAGGGCTGAAATCGAATCATTATGCACAAGATAGCTTACAACTTCGGTTTGAGAAATTGCTCATAAGTCGGGCCAAGGATATTTTGACTTGGAGTTTGAGAGAAAGCCTCCCGGATTTTTGTTATTTCCATTCCTCCTTCAAACAAGTACAATTGGAGAGATCCTCTGGGGTGGGGCCTTGATCGTCCCCAAACCCCAGTGTCAAAAATTTCCAAGGCTGCTTGCATTCATGTCTGGAGAAGTTACTCAGGCAGCAAAGTGCGTGCTTGCTGCTTGGAGAGAACAACCTTGAATGGGGATCAAGGTGAAGCTTTCCATTTGCGCCAAGTACTTAATAGTGGTAAGGTTGTGAAATTCTAGCTGGTATATTTGTCGCACTTATCATCTTCTGTTCATGTGGGCAAGTTGGTTTTCATCTGAAGATGTCACACCGGCGGGCATCGTATTGTTTGTGGTATTTTTGCCCTTCAGAGTGGAAACCCTCTATGTATGGGCGATCTGTGTTTCCTGCTTCACTCCCTTGTAATGTTGCGGTATTCTGTACAGGACTGTTATTCAAAATCGAATCCGAGTCAGAAAAATTGGATCATCCGGAGCGGCGGATAGAGTTGTTTTGTCACCCCTGCTCCTAGCTGTGGGAAGCTGTAATTGGTAAAATACTAAAAGCTTGTGCGGAAATTACCAAAAGACCAGACAGAATCCCCCTTAATCCGCTTTTTTATTATGTAAAAGTAAAACATTCCTTAAGCAGAAAACCTGAATTAAGACAAATAATTATCATTTAATACTATAAATTAGAGAGCAGTTACAAATCCTCTTTTATTAGTTGCTCAGACAAACGCAAAGtcccaaaaaccctaatttgaaaTTCTGAAAGCACAACACTGCACCAGTTTGAGCCTTCCCGCCCTAATCTCACGGTGTTGAAGCTAAACGAGAGTGAGAATGCTTGTTAGGGATGCAGAAGTTGCTAAGCCGAAGCCCCTCAGGCCCCCTCCTCTGTACTCACGCTAATCGTTCTCTGTCTCTTCCTACTctg carries:
- the LOC119984583 gene encoding phosphatidylinositol-3-phosphatase SAC1 → MAKSENSKSSSLPPHAPSSAKIHPSSDPETDPNSYSLEKFMLYETRARYYLIGSDRKKRFFRVLKIDRLEPSELSISEDQVVYSPQEIKNLLQRIAEGNRATGGLTFVVKFYGIAGCIKFLESYYLILVTKRRQIGCLCGRAIYSIDESQLITVPHVSIQTDVAHSKTELRYKKLLSSVDLTKDFFYSYTYPIMRSLQKNVLSMCEEGMPYDSIFVWNAYLTQAIRSRCGNTIWTIALVHGNFKQIRLSIFGRDFSLSLVSRRSRHFAGTRYLKRGVNDRGRVANDVETEQIVLDEEAGSCKGKMSSVVQMRGSIPLFWSQEASRFSPKPDIILQRYDPTYEATKLHFEDLMMRYGNPIIVLNLIKTVEKRPREMMLRREFANAVGYLNTIFSEENHLKFIHWDFHKFAKSKSANVLAVLGAVASEALDLTGFYYSGKPLVVKKRAQQISRTSTGRDASVRDLRASSGDLTRIGSSNENLNSITNRDRETDSSEHNKKEKAGPQEPLFQSGVFRTNCIDCLDRTNVAQYAYGLAALGRQLHAMGLTDIPKVDADSTIAAALMDMYQSMGDALAQQYGGSAAHNTVFLERQGKWRATTQSREFLKSIKRYYSNTYTDGEKQDAINLFLGYFQPQEGKPALWELDSDYYLHVSGIGDDVFPDKCLQARATPIGVGMKLSPTPACKEDFSRMQLTSFDKLIEITCSAIKNVRLCSEPDQRLGGIAGNPGVAPDAAEIQMKSPNWLFGQRKFEESGSAPKAASHEIADGLCHSEMIANSVYNLNTLCPAHDMNEEDIFQRYLAITSVDKANGWYGGTLMGDRDENSEIYQNYTELCQGLVMDPFQHDPEIEKHYANFLDLSTIDTEMDAVKETEAALEEYEKIGADLGIIPKSCISIAEDPCWLTRWIIGDEKIHTS
- the LOC119984865 gene encoding protein SPA, chloroplastic: MPKLFACSHNLCISSASPAHTQHSCSTTWKGVKQQKQRNMIPAASKSGGFSLNSILKRCEACGGKGAVECRGCKGTGRNKKNGNIFERWKCYDCQGFGLVSCPSCGKGGLTPEQRGER
- the LOC119984586 gene encoding V-type proton ATPase subunit G1-like, producing MDSLRGQGGIQMLLTAEQEAQRVVTDARNLKMARLKQAKDEAERDLALYRSNSEHEFQKKISEASGSSGSTVKRLEEDTDVKIKNLKDSTSWVSAEAVNTLIKYVVTVKY